The following coding sequences are from one Anas acuta chromosome 15, bAnaAcu1.1, whole genome shotgun sequence window:
- the PLD6 gene encoding mitochondrial cardiolipin hydrolase — MWAVGARRPGLVLAALAALGLALEVLVARRRRPVREVLFFPSKPSCTEALLAEAASPDNTPVPCPCPLPRGDCAFSRLLRHLLSARRSLELCLFAFSSPQLGRAVRLLHRRGVRVRVVTDAQYMALKGSQIGLLRHAGIQVRHDQESGFMHHKFAIVDRKMVITGSLNWTTEAIQNNRENILIMEDAEYVQPFLEEFERIWEFYDPLKYMFFSKENK; from the exons ATGTGGGCGGTGGGGGCACGGCGGCCAGGCCTGGTGCTGGCGGCCCTGGCGGCGCTGGGCCTGGccctggaggtgctggtggcCCGGAGGCGGCGGCCGGTACGCGAGGtgctcttcttcccctccaaaCCCAGCTGCACTGAGGCGCTGCTGGCTGAGGCGGCGAGCCCCGACAACACGCCggtcccctgcccctgcccgctGCCTCGCGGCGACTGCGCCTTCAGCCGCCTGCTGCGGCACCTCCTGTCCGCCCGCCGCTCCCTCGAGCTTTGCCTTTTCGCCTTCTCCAGCCCTCAGCTCGGCCGTGCCGTCCGCCTCCTGCACCGCCGTGGCGTGAGAGTGCGTGTGGTGACGGACGCGCAGTACATGGCGCTGAAGGGCTCGCAGATCGGCCTCCTCCGGCACGCCG ggatccaggtgcGGCACGACCAGGAGAGCGGCTTCATGCACCACAAGTTTGCCATCGTGGACAGGAAGATGGTCATCACGGGCTCCCTCAACTGGACCACGGAGGCGATCCAGAACAACCGGGAGAACATCCTGATCATGGAGGACGCCGAGTACGTGCAGCCTTTCCTGGAGGAGTTCGAAAGGATTTGGGAATTCTACGATCCCCTCAAgtacatgtttttttccaaagaaaataaatga